The Pueribacillus theae genome contains the following window.
GTTTCAAGCCTTTCGACAGGAAATGATTCGACTTGCTCCTTAACAACTGCTGCCAAAGGAAGTTTTTGCATGATCGCATCTATTTTAGAAACGGCATAATTGCCAATTTGTTGAAGCGCATTCGGAACAAGCGATTCGATGACACGATCTTTATAATTGCCGGCAAGTTCATTTACAGATGTATTAAATAATTCGCCAATTGCAAACTGATGAAGCATTTGTTCTTTTAACCATTCAAGAAATTTCTCATAATTCACACGCTCATCAAAATCGCTAAGCTGCTTTTCCTTAAGGCTTGCCCATTCCTTCTCCATGATTCGTTGAAACAGTTGTTTTGCTGCAGGCTGCTTGAAAAATTTGATGATTTCAGGCTGAACCTTATTTAATAAACTTTCATTGCCTAAAAACATTGTAATCACATTGCCTAGTTTCCCTTTATCCGCGAGAAAATGACTGATTAATTCCCCGACTTTTCTCTTTCCTTCGTCGCTTTCAAAATAAGCAACGGCCTTCGAACATATCGTTTCTGCCAAAGATGGCATTTTCAGTTCAATATAGGCTTCCAGCTCATCTGGCATCATCTCATGAATTGATTTGCTTTTAATCTTTTGAATGGTAAGCCAATATTTTTCTTCCAGTTTATGTTGAATGAACTGCTCGATCCTTTCATCCGCTTGTGAGATCCCTAGCCTACCAGCCAAACGAAGCAAAGAATCTTCCCGTTCAAGAAATTGTGCAACTTCTGTTTTCGCAAGCTTCAGAATGTCATTTCGGAATTGGTGATCTTTCAACTTCTTAACAATTCCTTCGGCAGTTAACAAATGCTCAACAACCACTTTACCAAGCTGAACCGCCATATCGTCGCGGCGTTTTGGAATAAGGCCTGGCGTAAATGGCAGGCGCCACTTTCCAATATAAATAGGCTTGAGCGGACGAAAGAGCATTTTGATCGCAAGAAAATTTGTCGCTCCACCAATGATTGCGCCAACAGTAATTAACATGAAAAAACTCAAAAATATATTCATTCACCATCTACCTTATCACAACGTCATTATCCATCACATAGTATACGATATCAGCACATGCCTATCTAGTGCAACAGCATTGAACCACACTTTTTCGTCACAGAAAGACGAAACCTTTTTATTAAGTAATTGAAAAAGAGGGAAAGCAATGCTTCTGACAAAAACAAACATCGAAGTTTTGCCAGATAACAATTTCCCGCACCCATTCACGATAAAGTGTCCGAAAACGATCTATTCAACAATTCGCACGCAATCTCCTTGTTTTCTTTCATTCGGAAAACAGTCTCTTTCGGTTAACATGACTGAAGGAAAAGACGGAGTTGAAATAAGCGAAACCATTGCTGAGTTGATCTCATTTCCAACCGAAACGATGGCGCTTCAGGCAGGAATTGATGAAACCAGCAATACTCTTGTCATTGGGCCCGTATTCGCTGCGCTTGCTGCAGAAACATCAAACCTTGAGGCGCCGTTTGGAACGCTCACAGCGTTTTTTGAAGAAATGGCACGCTATTGTTCAAATCATCATATATTCTTTTACGTCTTTTCACTAAAAAGCTATGAAAACAATACAATTCATGGATTTAGAAAGGACCGGAATCAATGGAAAAAAGCACGCATGCCTTTCCCGCATGCCATTTACAATCGCATTCCTGGACGAAAACAGGAAAAATCAGACGAAACCAAGCTGTTTTTTAAAACATGCAATGAATTGGACGTTCCTTATTTTAATGAACGTTTTTTAAATAAATGGGAAGTGTATAACGGGTTGTGCAATCATGCTGAAATCGCTCCACATTTGCCTGAATCGATCCTCTATCGTAAAGCGTCAGATTTGGATGCGATGATCCAACGGCATGTTTCTTTATATTTAAAACCCATTCACGGCAGCCTTGGCAGGCGAATCATGCGTGTTCAAAACGATGGAAATGAATATAAAGTTGAATATTCTGGTTTCTCCAATGAAGCTAAAAAAATTTCCAGCCTGCTTGCTCTTTTAAAAATTGTGATACCAAGGATAAAAAAGCAAAACTACATTATCCAGCAAGGGATTCAAACGCTTTCTTTTAAAAACCGTCCAGTCGACTTTCGTATTTTATGCAATAAAGATGATACCGGGCAATGGAAAGTTACATCATCGGTTGCCCGTGTATCAGCTGAAAATAAATTCGTCTCTAACCTCGCAATGGGAGGGTCGCTTTACCGGCCTGAAGAAATCCTTGCCCATTTTTTCGAACCGAAACAGGTTCAAGGGTTAAAAAAGCTATTGCTTGAGCTTGCGCTTCAATGTGTTGAAATTATTGAACAAGAATCGGTAGGAACATACGGGGAGTTCGGCGTAGATCTTGCCGTTGATACAGACGGAAAACCATGGCTGCTTGAAATCAATACGAAACCATCAAAAACAGAAGAAACCATCCGAATGAATTCATCCATTCGCCCTTCAGCGAAAGCCATTGTAAACTTTGCATCCTTTCTATCCGGTTTCGAGAAGATATAAGTGTATGTTAAGAAAAACGCTGACGCGTCCTTGTTCAGAGGTCAAGTGTCAGAGGCCGGATTTGTTTAAATTTGCGAAAGAGCAAATTTATACTTTCTTATTTTTTTAAAAAACGCTGACGCATCTTTCTTAGGAAGTCAGGGGTCAGAAGCCAGATTCGTGTAAATTTACGAAAGAGCAAATTTATACTTTTCAAAAAGGAGGATGTCCGATTAAGACACGACACCCTGTAGGCTCCATTTTTTTAAAACAACCTAAGGAGAATCAACAATGGTTTCACTAGGAATAATTACGCTGCATCCTCAATTGGAATCTACTTATTTTAAAGAAATGGCGAAACGCGCCCCTGAGTATCGAATCCAGGTTTTCCGCTTTCATCCGAAGGATTGGGATCCGCACACAAACACAGTCACTGGCGCTTATTATGATGAGCGACATGATACATGGGAATTTGATGTATTTCCCCTTCCCGAATTTATTTATGACCGGTGCTTTTATTCAAATAACCGATCAATTGAGCGCTACTACAGCATCGTTAAGCAATTAAAGGAAAAAGCAACATTCCTGTCTACTGGTTTGCCAAATAAATGGCAAGTTCATCTCGCACTGCAAAATGATCCTTTTCTTTCCCAATATTTACCGGATACGGCACTTCTCTCTTCAAGCGAAGAAGCAATTGAAAAGCTTTTACATGAACGGCAGCTTGTTTTAAAGCCTGATCGAGGTGCACAGGGGAAAGGGATTATTTTTCTTAAAATGACTGGAAGCAAAGTAGAAGTGCAAACCCACATTGGCGGATCAACAAAAACCGCATCCTATTCGATTGATCGGTTGAATCAATGGGTTCACCGAATCCTTGAACAAAACCAGTATATCGCCCAATCCTTTCTCGAATTAAAAAATGAAGAAAATAAACCATTTGACGCAAGGGTGCTCGTTCAAAAAAATAGAAAAGGCATGTGGCAAGAATACGGACGCGGCATTCGGACCGGGCGAATCGGCAGTCTCGTTTCAAATATCCATAACGGCGGAAAAATCGTTCCTTTTGCAAGTTGGCAGTCAAAGCAGGAGCCCTTCATACAAAAAAAGATCGAGAAGCAAATGGAAGAAATGATTCAGAAACTTCCTTATGTACTCGAACGCCATTTTGGAAGATTATATGAAATTGGCATCGACATCGGGATTGATCAAAATGGAAAGTGCTGGCTTCTTGAAGCAAATTCAAAACCCGGCCATCAAATTATAGTAAAAACTGAACGTGAAGCTGTTTACAAAGTCTATGAAAACCCACTTCACTTTTGCCTTTTTCTCGCAAGCAAATAAAGAAAACTCGCCGATTGGCGAGCCTTAAAAGGCGAAGACAGAGGCGTAGTTGCCCTTATACTTTGGACTTAAAATTTGCTGCTGCGTCGACTTTTCTACTTTGCTGCAAATTTATACTTTCCTAACGTGGAACAAAGACGCTGACGCGTCCTTGTTCGGAGGTCAGGTGTCAGAGGCCGGATTAGTTTAAATTTGCGAAAGAGCAAATTTATACTTTCTTAAGAAGTTAGAGGCCAGATTGGTCTAAATTTGCGAAAAAAGACAAATTTATTTTTAATTATCGAAAGGAGCATCATAAATTGGGAACTCCTCTTCCTCTCGTAAAAGATGAATCATCCAAAAACTGTTTTTTTGTTCCACTCTCCTATTTCGAAAAACTGAATAAAAAAGGGACGATTCCGAACGAGATTTCCTTTGGAACAAACACGGCTGCTTGCGAAATTATCCCGCATTCACATTCTGAAAAATGGTTGCTTTCAGCGAATTTATGGGAAACTCTTTCGATTCCGTTTGAAACTTCCGTCCATGTTATTCATACAGATAACATGCTGCACATCGGCCCGCTTATCGGCATATTCACTGCAGGCTTTACGAGCCAGCCCCACCGCCCATTAGGTGCACGTTCATTTTTATTCGCAAAATATTTAACGTCGGCCCAAAGTGTCGGTGGCTACTATTTTATATTTGGCTCTCACCAAATCAACTGGGAATCCGGGATGATTCACGGCCTTTACTATACAAAAAAAGGCTGGGAAAAACGCTCTTCCCCTTTCCCACATGTTGTATATGACCGTATTCCGAACAGAAGAGCGGAAAAGCTTCCAATCCTGCAAGATGTAAAAAAGCGAATGGAAAATGACTATTTTATTCCATGGTTTAATTCCGGCTTTTTTAATAAGTGGAGCATTTATGAAAAGCTTCAAACGAATGATGCCGTTTCATCTTATTTACCTGAAACAATCTTAAATCCCTCCATTCAAGAAATTGAACATCTATTGGATAAATACCAACACATTTATGTGAAGCCTGCAGATGGGAGCCTAGGGATTGGCGTTCACCACATTATTAAACGAAGCGCGGACAATCACTATTATTGCCGTTTTCGTAAAGATGAGAAGAACTTTTTACAGCGTTACAAAAAACTTAATGAACTCATCGAATCCCTTTTTAACGAAAATCGGCTCGAAACAATGGTTGCCCAGCAAGGAATAACATTACTGAAAATGAACAAAAGGCCGCTCGATTTCCGCATACATGCCAACAAAGATATTGATGGAAAATGGCGCATCTCTGCCATCGCGGCTAAAATTTCCGGCAGGAACAGTGTCACTACCCATATCGCAAGCGGCGCTAAAGTAAAAACAGTGCACGAATTATCAGCTGAAAACGAGTCATTTCCTCCCTTAATCAAAAAATTACAACATGCAGCTCTTACATTAAGCAAAGCGTTCGATGAAAATATAGATGGATATAATGGCGAGATCGGATTCGATATGGGTATCGATGTGAACGGAAAAATTTGGATGTTCGAAGCAAATTCGAAACCCGGGAGAAGTATATTCACTCACCCACGTCTAAAGGAAGAAGAATTTGTCACGAGAAAGCTACCCTTTGAATACGGCGTATTTTTAGCGGAAACTGCGCTTACTAAACCAGGGCTGATCCTCTCATGATGGAAGCGAAATGGCCACTCGTCGGCATATTATCAGGGTTCCATCCTCAAAAGCAGTTTAGTGGAGATGATCATTTTTTTAGAGCAATTGCTTCAGAGTTATCCAATCAAAATGGTTCCGCTTTTGTTTTTACTCCTAATGGCATAAAGGAAGAAACAATTGAAGGCTTTTTCTTACATGATGAAACGTGGGAAAAGAACGTATTTCCATATCCTGATCTTGTTTATAACAGGCTTCCATCAAGAAAGAGCGAAAACACAAAGAAAATGAAGCAATTTTTTAATAAGCTTTGCGCACGATCCATCCCATGGTTCAATACACGCTTCCTGCATAAATGGGAAATGTATCATCTTCTTTTGAATAACAAAGCCATCCGGCCCCACTTGCCTGAAACCATTTTGCTTACAGACACTTCAACCGCGCTTAATTTTTTACAAAAGCATTCATTTCTATATGCCAAACCCGTTTCCGGCAGAACTGGAAGCGGTATTTTTACTTTGAATCAGACAGCGCTCAATAAATACAAAATAACGTTTCACGAAAAAGAAAGAATCGTAACAGATGTTCAACTGTCATCCCTTTTCTCACATTTACTTTTAAAAGGGTATGACTATATTCTTCAGCAAGGCATTTTGCTGAACGAGCTTGAAGAAAAAAAATATGATTTTCGTATCCTTTTACAAAAGCCATTGGATAAGTGGGAATTGACCGGGATCGGTGTCCGCGCTGCACAGAAAGGCGGAATCACGACCCACGTTCCAAAGGGCGGCTCTATTCTTACCCTTTCAGAGATAAGTCCTCCAGTTGACTCAGAGATGATTATGATGCTCGGAAAGGAAGCGGTAAAATCAATCGAAACATCCTACACAGAGTTTAGGGAATGTTCAATCGATATAGGGCGGGATACTCAAGGAAAATATTGGATATTCGAATTGAATACAAAGCCAATGGTCTTTGATGAAGTGAGAATCGAAGAAAAAAGAATCAAAACCTTAGTGGAAATATTTAAAAACAGATCAGTTAAAGAAAACTTGCCGATTGGCAAGCCTTAAAAGGCGCAGACAGAGGCTTAGTTGCCCTTATACTTGGGACTTAAAATTTGCTGCTGCGTCGATTTTCTGCTGTGTTGCAAATTTATACTTTCCTAACGTGCAAGAAAAACTAAGGCTTTCGCTGTTGAAGCGACAAGCCAAGTTTTTCTAATACGTGTCTTTAAATTTCCTTTTTGGCCGGGTGACAGTATAAGAAAAACTAAGGCTTTCGCTATTAGGGCGACAAGCCAAGTTTTTCTAATATTTATGCATAAATTTGTATGCTAGACGAAATGTGGTTTCCGTGTTATCCTTGCTAGGGTACTTATTAAACGATCTTTTTGAGGTGAATAAATTTATGCATAATGGGAAAAAGTTCATCCCAGCAACTAGCGATTATTTGACGTTCCTCATTCCTTCTCTCGTGGGGATCTTTTTATTTATCGTTCCCGTTGTTTATAAAGGGGATGTAACGCTTCCGATTGCTTTTCTTGCCAATTGGCTTGCAGATCAATTGGAGAGCGCGTTGCCATATATTGCTGTTGGGATTTTTGTCGTTGCTGTTATTTTTTCGATTATCGCGAAAGTTTTTAAGCCAAATTTCATATGTAAACATGCTTTTTTAAGAAATCTGTTAGATGTAGGCTATTTTTGGCTGGCCGCAAGAATTACCGGTGCCATCTTCGGGGTTATGACGCTATTTGAAATTGGGCCGAAATTTATTTGGTCTGAAAACACAGGCGCTATTGCTCTTTATGATTTGTCATCTTTCTTACTCGTCATTTTTTTGTTTGCAGGGTTATTTTTGCCCTTGCTGCTCGATTTTGGCTTACTTGAATTTGTAGGTACTTTAATGACGAAAATCATGCGCCCTCTCTTCACTCTTCCAGGAAGATCCGCGATTGATTGTTTAGCTTCATGGATTGGTGATGGAACAATTGGTGTATTGTTAACGAGCAAACAGTATGAAGAAGGCTATTATACGAAGCGGGAAGCTGCTGTTATTGGCACGACGTTTTCCCTTGTTTCGATTACATTTAGTATAGTCGTGCTAGGCTATGTTGAATTGACACACCTATTTTTTCCATATTATTTGACAATTGTTGTCGCAGGCCTGGTTTGCGCAATTGTTTGCCCGCGGATTCCGCCGCTTTCAAGAAAACCGGATACGTATTATGAATCGGTGGGCAAGCAAGTGGATGAGACACTGCCTTCAGGAATATCCGTATGGAAGTGGGGGCTTAATTTAGCCGCCCAACGAGCAAGACAAAGCAAAAGCGCTCATGTCATAACGAGCGGTGTCCAAAATGTACTGGATATGTGGGTCGGCGTGATTCCGGTCGTTATGACGATTGCTACATTGGCGAATGTTGTTGCGGAGCACACGTCTTTTTTTGCTTATCTCGGCGCTCCTTTCGTGCCGATATTAACCGCACTTCAAGTGCCGGAGGCAGCGGCTGCAGCACAAACAATGGTTATTGGTTTTGCGGACATGCTTTTGCCTGCAGTCATTGGCAACGAAATCATTGAAAGTGAATTTACAAAATTTATCGTTGCGTGTGTTTCCGTCACACAATTAATTTATATGTCGGAAGTCGGTGCTCTTCTTCTCAGTTCCAAAATTCCTGTAAAATTTTTAGATTTGGTTATTATCTTTTTTGAACGGACAATCATTACTCTTCCGGTCATCGTTTTCATGGCGAATCTGCTTTTGTGACATCCTCTCTCCATTGAAATGGAGAGCTTCCTTGTGGAAGCTCGGTAGCTGCTCACTCCGACAGAGGCACGGATGAAGAGATAGTCGTGCCCGTTGTTCCATTTCTGACCTATCTTCATTATGACAGCTAAAGGTCGTGCCACAACGACCCTCCTGCATAGGATTATACCTTGCAGGCACCTGGTCTATCGTTCGATTGAACTACACCGCCAGGCTCGTGCTTCGTGCAATGTTTTTCGCCGCATTTAAATCGGCATGACAAGCATAGTCACATTGTTTGCAATGGAACTTGCTCTTGTAACGGTTTCTTTTGTCCACATATCCGCAATGAAAACAAGTTTGGCTTGTCTTGTATGGATCGATATCGGTGACAGGAATGTGGTGTTTGGCTGCCTTTTGTTTGATAAACATTTTCAATTGATAAACAGGCCATGAGTGAATGGTTCGATCTGCTTGTTTCGTTGTTTTACACGTGTTCCGGATGTTTTCGAGCTGCTCCATTTGAATCATAGGTTGGTCAAATTGCAGGCAAAATGTGATGATGTCATGAGCTAATTTGCGGTTGTAGTCCGTTATCCAACGGCTTTCTTTATTCCCGATTTGTTCGATTGCACGCTGTGCTTTCTTTTTACCTAGAGAACATCTCAGGGATCTGAAATGTCGCCTGATGTAACCGACTTCTTTTCCACTGAACCATTGCCGCTTTCCCGACTCTAATTCCGTTATCACCGCAAGATGCCTTAAGCCAAGGTCAATACCAATGGT
Protein-coding sequences here:
- a CDS encoding DUF445 domain-containing protein — encoded protein: MNIFLSFFMLITVGAIIGGATNFLAIKMLFRPLKPIYIGKWRLPFTPGLIPKRRDDMAVQLGKVVVEHLLTAEGIVKKLKDHQFRNDILKLAKTEVAQFLEREDSLLRLAGRLGISQADERIEQFIQHKLEEKYWLTIQKIKSKSIHEMMPDELEAYIELKMPSLAETICSKAVAYFESDEGKRKVGELISHFLADKGKLGNVITMFLGNESLLNKVQPEIIKFFKQPAAKQLFQRIMEKEWASLKEKQLSDFDERVNYEKFLEWLKEQMLHQFAIGELFNTSVNELAGNYKDRVIESLVPNALQQIGNYAVSKIDAIMQKLPLAAVVKEQVESFPVERLETIVLAISSKEFKMITYLGALLGGIIGAVQGVLILFLN
- a CDS encoding YheC/YheD family endospore coat-associated protein codes for the protein MLLTKTNIEVLPDNNFPHPFTIKCPKTIYSTIRTQSPCFLSFGKQSLSVNMTEGKDGVEISETIAELISFPTETMALQAGIDETSNTLVIGPVFAALAAETSNLEAPFGTLTAFFEEMARYCSNHHIFFYVFSLKSYENNTIHGFRKDRNQWKKARMPFPHAIYNRIPGRKQEKSDETKLFFKTCNELDVPYFNERFLNKWEVYNGLCNHAEIAPHLPESILYRKASDLDAMIQRHVSLYLKPIHGSLGRRIMRVQNDGNEYKVEYSGFSNEAKKISSLLALLKIVIPRIKKQNYIIQQGIQTLSFKNRPVDFRILCNKDDTGQWKVTSSVARVSAENKFVSNLAMGGSLYRPEEILAHFFEPKQVQGLKKLLLELALQCVEIIEQESVGTYGEFGVDLAVDTDGKPWLLEINTKPSKTEETIRMNSSIRPSAKAIVNFASFLSGFEKI
- a CDS encoding YheC/YheD family endospore coat-associated protein, with amino-acid sequence MVSLGIITLHPQLESTYFKEMAKRAPEYRIQVFRFHPKDWDPHTNTVTGAYYDERHDTWEFDVFPLPEFIYDRCFYSNNRSIERYYSIVKQLKEKATFLSTGLPNKWQVHLALQNDPFLSQYLPDTALLSSSEEAIEKLLHERQLVLKPDRGAQGKGIIFLKMTGSKVEVQTHIGGSTKTASYSIDRLNQWVHRILEQNQYIAQSFLELKNEENKPFDARVLVQKNRKGMWQEYGRGIRTGRIGSLVSNIHNGGKIVPFASWQSKQEPFIQKKIEKQMEEMIQKLPYVLERHFGRLYEIGIDIGIDQNGKCWLLEANSKPGHQIIVKTEREAVYKVYENPLHFCLFLASK
- a CDS encoding YheC/YheD family endospore coat-associated protein; this encodes MGTPLPLVKDESSKNCFFVPLSYFEKLNKKGTIPNEISFGTNTAACEIIPHSHSEKWLLSANLWETLSIPFETSVHVIHTDNMLHIGPLIGIFTAGFTSQPHRPLGARSFLFAKYLTSAQSVGGYYFIFGSHQINWESGMIHGLYYTKKGWEKRSSPFPHVVYDRIPNRRAEKLPILQDVKKRMENDYFIPWFNSGFFNKWSIYEKLQTNDAVSSYLPETILNPSIQEIEHLLDKYQHIYVKPADGSLGIGVHHIIKRSADNHYYCRFRKDEKNFLQRYKKLNELIESLFNENRLETMVAQQGITLLKMNKRPLDFRIHANKDIDGKWRISAIAAKISGRNSVTTHIASGAKVKTVHELSAENESFPPLIKKLQHAALTLSKAFDENIDGYNGEIGFDMGIDVNGKIWMFEANSKPGRSIFTHPRLKEEEFVTRKLPFEYGVFLAETALTKPGLILS
- a CDS encoding YheC/YheD family endospore coat-associated protein, coding for MMEAKWPLVGILSGFHPQKQFSGDDHFFRAIASELSNQNGSAFVFTPNGIKEETIEGFFLHDETWEKNVFPYPDLVYNRLPSRKSENTKKMKQFFNKLCARSIPWFNTRFLHKWEMYHLLLNNKAIRPHLPETILLTDTSTALNFLQKHSFLYAKPVSGRTGSGIFTLNQTALNKYKITFHEKERIVTDVQLSSLFSHLLLKGYDYILQQGILLNELEEKKYDFRILLQKPLDKWELTGIGVRAAQKGGITTHVPKGGSILTLSEISPPVDSEMIMMLGKEAVKSIETSYTEFRECSIDIGRDTQGKYWIFELNTKPMVFDEVRIEEKRIKTLVEIFKNRSVKENLPIGKP
- a CDS encoding YjiH family protein, with product MHNGKKFIPATSDYLTFLIPSLVGIFLFIVPVVYKGDVTLPIAFLANWLADQLESALPYIAVGIFVVAVIFSIIAKVFKPNFICKHAFLRNLLDVGYFWLAARITGAIFGVMTLFEIGPKFIWSENTGAIALYDLSSFLLVIFLFAGLFLPLLLDFGLLEFVGTLMTKIMRPLFTLPGRSAIDCLASWIGDGTIGVLLTSKQYEEGYYTKREAAVIGTTFSLVSITFSIVVLGYVELTHLFFPYYLTIVVAGLVCAIVCPRIPPLSRKPDTYYESVGKQVDETLPSGISVWKWGLNLAAQRARQSKSAHVITSGVQNVLDMWVGVIPVVMTIATLANVVAEHTSFFAYLGAPFVPILTALQVPEAAAAAQTMVIGFADMLLPAVIGNEIIESEFTKFIVACVSVTQLIYMSEVGALLLSSKIPVKFLDLVIIFFERTIITLPVIVFMANLLL
- a CDS encoding RNA-guided endonuclease TnpB family protein, yielding MATVTYLVKLKKPSKRKHKAWLHEQKTFVHCLNDCVTRLLNGEKLTSKNVPFPLKSTIKNEAIRRAKKAVSDYKEEVAKSIPVFKANTPISINNQNWDTQFKKGRWYIGFTTSVGKKYLPVHETDWVNTYFPYLTRPNRNFRGTIQLLRRRRNWYVAIPIEISCDIGQLSQNKETQRTTIGIDLGLRHLAVITELESGKRQWFSGKEVGYIRRHFRSLRCSLGKKKAQRAIEQIGNKESRWITDYNRKLAHDIITFCLQFDQPMIQMEQLENIRNTCKTTKQADRTIHSWPVYQLKMFIKQKAAKHHIPVTDIDPYKTSQTCFHCGYVDKRNRYKSKFHCKQCDYACHADLNAAKNIARSTSLAV